The following DNA comes from Musa acuminata AAA Group cultivar baxijiao chromosome BXJ1-4, Cavendish_Baxijiao_AAA, whole genome shotgun sequence.
AAAACACATACGAGGAAGTATAATTAGAACATTGGCCATTATTGATCCAGTGAAATGGTACAATTTCTGAGATACCTCAATTATTGATGCATCATTCAGTAACTAGCAAAGTTACCTTTTGGGAATATGGCTTGGCTAGTGGACCATAATTTTCCAGAAAGCACAACACCATATTCTAAAGCCTCAACATTGCAATTAACTCTTCGCACCACCTTGGCGATGCGAGGGCCCTTCTGTTGACGGTTGTATCTGTCAGGACAGTTCTGTGGATAAGATTGACTGGTAGTAACTAGATTTCCTCTAACCACCAAATTACACTCAGGATTTGATTCAACTTTCCCTTGTTTGCTTTCAGAATTTTGTTTGCCACTTGCAGATTGGGGATTTTGAAGATAAACTTTTGTAACATCACCATCACATGTTTCTTTTACAGAAAAAAGATCTGTCTTTGGTCTTGCAATGGATGAACTGGCAGATTTAGCGCATTCAACTGTTTTTTCAGGAGAGAATCTATACAACCATTGGTCTGGAAGTTTGGAGACATTTTCATGAGTTGCTTCTTTCTGGTCCTTGAAATCTAGAAATGTagagtttaaactatcactagATACCTGCACCAGAGGCTGCATATCAATCTCTTTTTCGCTCATCAAGGATGCATTAGTTTGTGGCGTTACaagatcttgatccttgtgaggaCTGCAAGATGTCGCCTTGTCTTCGCAATTCATCAACCTGGACACTGTTTCAGAGCATTTAACGGACTGCTCTTCCCTCATTTTATCTGAAAGCAATTTGTTTGCATCTTTAGCAACATCACCTAGTGAAATAATGTTCCTTTCACCAGATGGTGGAATGGTTTGTGGCTCAGTGTTGGCAAGTTTAGCATCACTTATGTACTTTATCTCAACCAATCCATTAGAATTGGTTTGCAACAAAGTTGTCTTCAAAGTGCCATCCATAGAACAATGAGGATCTGAAGAGGCTGCCGTCATTGCATTTGCACTCCTATACCCTGATCTGTAATGTAGACCACCAACTGTAAAACAAGGATCTGATGTAACAGACAGATTTGTGGATTTAGTTTGCAGTAGGGAACAATCGTCATCATTTGTGCATGCTAAATTAGCTGCATTATTTGTTCTTCTATTTCTTTCCTTCGGTTCTTCCAACTGTTGTAGATTTGACACACCAGATTCTTTGGACAAACTGTGCTTTGCATCACCAGTTGTAATTTTTTGGTCTGCCAGTACACTGTCCTTGTTTGTTCTTCCTTCTTTATTAGTCACAAAGACCTGCTTGGACTCCTGTGCTTTCTCTTTAGTAACATGAGAACTCAAACTTAACCCAAGATCAAAAAGGCCCCACCTATGGACTGCACTCAACCTTCCTCCTAAGGCATCTAGCAAGACATTCAATTCACTAATCTCATAACGGAATAAAAATAACCTCATGGTCCAAGCACATGAGCAAAGCTGTTTTGCATGAATCAGACAAGCAAATTTGTCAGGCGAACACTGACATTTAGCAGCAGAAAGATGTAAATCATAGTGGCAAATAACACATTCCCTTTCACTGTTAACATCAAAGCTAGAGTCCATTTTTCCTGACTGAGATGAACAAAGAAATTCTCTTCTTACACGTTCCAATTCAATCCGTTCCTATTCAACAAAGAAGTTagtttctaaaattttttttataaaacaacaTAGTAAACAATAGAGATTTAAGTTTACCTTAAGTGCCTTTGCCAGTATGCCTTCAGAACCACAGAAATTTTTCCATCTTAAATTATCTGAGGTGTTTTTCCTCAGGAATAAGATATTCCACTGAGCTCTAGCAGCTTCTCTTGCAGCTCCTAGCAATAATTTGTCATGGGATATTGATATTTTGCGTCCCTGTTCACGATAAAGCTCTACAGCATGCTGACCATGAGGCAACCAATCAACAGGAGCCACATTTACAGCCTCTGCACAATTGAATCCAGAATTGAATCCTGAATGATATGCCCGAGGGAAAGTGAGAACAAACTCTCCAGCATTCTGAACACAGCGGTAGACAGGTACACCTTCCAATCCTAGCAATGAAGGTGAGCATTGTGTTACCTGCAAAAGAAGAATTggtcaaaaaagaaaaactctGGTTGATTGAACAACAAAAGTGTAAATTAGGTGCCAAGGTGGATGGTTCAAGCACTCGCAAGAGCTGCCTGGAGTACTTTTTCAGTTAACtattttttagataaatcatGCATCCAACAATGACAAAGAATAGAGCACTATCACTAGAAGAAAGATATACAAAAACATCCATACAAGATTGTGAAGCAAGTCTGGTTGTTCTTCAAATAATTCTGGTAGATGCTTCTTCATAGCTTCCTCTAATTTTGAGGCATATTTTCCTGGGACTCCGTACCAAATCTTTGGCGCACCCCAGTGCATATAATTTAATGAGTATAGATGATGATCTTCCACATGCTGCTAGCAAGAATAACATCAATTATACTTCAAGTGGAAACTTATGATTAAACTATTTGTATTCACGCATGTTTATTGAAACATCAAATTCTCCAACAAAAAAAAAGCTCTAAGTTTTACATGTTAAACACCAGATTTGCCAAATGATGATATGGAGAAACATCTTACCCAACAAAAGGAGGAAAAACACATTCCTACATACAACCATGGCACCAGAACACCAGAGATATCGCCACTTTCAAAGGAAAGCACAGAGCCTGGAAGCCGAGGAAAGTTGTTCAAATTCCAACCAGAATTCATATACTGATCCTCTAATTCAGAGATCTTTACAGAGGATGATGATCTAGGAAAACCGCTACCAAAAACTCCAGTGTCCACATCAGCACCATAAAGCACCTGCAAGAGTACATTTGCTATTTAAGTTAGATGGACGCAGATTTTGTAATCATGACCAAAAATAATTAATAGTGATCTAACTGCAGATAAACACTATGCTAATAAGAATCTGTCGATGATCGTTTCTCTACAGCACAATAGTAAAAGACCATTCTCATAAAGTAAGACACAACCTTTTGGTTCTACCATTTAGATATTACAATTTGTGCCAAGAgtcaaaaaaaggaagaaagggcATGTCAGTGATTAACAGATTTGATCATTGTGAATTGGATTTGATGAATGATTTGCATTTGGACAAGCAAATGGTAGTGGTAGCTGGTATATACAAGGATAGAATACTAGCAGTACCTCAATCTCTTCAGTTGGTCTCTCTACTATCCGCCAATATTCGCCTTCAATATCTTCCACAGATGGTTCTTGTTGGCAAGGCCCCAGGACAAAATCTGGATTTCTGGAGAAAAACTGCTTCTTGAAATCATCTGCGTACTTCTGAAATGACTCTAGAGTGAAGTCTGGGCCAGGTACAAATCCAAACCTCTCAGTGCCATTAAATCCATAATAATCAGCTTCTACCTTATTCTCATCATTTTTATCCCCTGCTTTAAAAATttttctccttttcctcctcatAATGCTATGATTTTTACCACTCTTCTTCAAAGAATCACGATTTTGAAGCTTATTCACCTGTTGGATTCTAGTAGCAAATTTTGAATTTTCCCATACATCCTTCTCCTTAAGAAGGCAGGTGGGTCTCCAAGAAGAGGGTGGAACAATTCGACAAATTCCATAAGGTTCTGCACTTGGGCGTATGCTTGCAATATATTTGAGGGTATCTTTAAACTCCTAATCACAAAACCCAGACAATCCAGAAACATGAAAAATTGCACAAATTAAAGTCTAAACTATTAAGCATAGATGCTTCAGATGCAAATAGATAATATGAACCTCTTCAGTTGGATAAAATACAGGAGCTTCATCGAGGACAGGCCTACAAGCATCTTGCGGACGCCATCTTGCTGTAACCTATTAATAGATTTGGTAATCACTttgctcaaaaaataaaaaaaatacaatccTTGTTTAACAAAGCTGGCAAAGGCATTATGACATTCAACTACCTTCTGACAATTTTCACATTCGCTGCATCCTCGAAAAACTCCTTTGGGTAGACAATGAACTGAAGGCACAGCCTATACAAGAAACAAAGTGGCTTCTACAGGTTAGAAAAACCACATGCAGATGCAAGAATACATTGCAAACAAATACTCCAAAGAAGATAAGGCCTTAGAACAAGATACAAAGTTCAAAACAAGAAGTTAAGAACCAAAAGTACATCATATCCACAGATTATCTTTGTCAAAAAGCCATCAACTATAACTACTAACCCGCTCAAAAGGCTCATAGTCAGACTCTTCATCTGAGCTATTATCAAACTGGCGGTAGTTCACAGAGGGCCTGTGTCGAAGCGACTTCCTTGATTTCTCATCTCTTATTGTGCATTGTACTGGATCAGAGGGATTTATAATATCTTTAACATCATCCTGCACATTCTCCAGTGTGTTTCTTGAATTATCAACTCTTACAATGCATTCTATCATATCAGAAGCATTTGCAGGAGCCTTAAGATCACTGTGAACTTTCTGCAAGTTGAACAATGTAATTGGGGCAAAACCCGGTGGCACAGGAGGTATTCCATCAAGGTCATCTTTAATCTGGGATCCTATGCATTCTGCTCCCATTAATACTGAAAGAGAAGATATAACATCAAAAATGCTCTGGAATATACACACATGTAAACAATATAAAATAACTGAAAGAGATTCCTATGTAAAATAACTCATGTAAACAATTgaaatatacacacacatacatacatataatgtTTGAAAATCATGTTGAGAGAACTCTtcagaaaaatataaatttaattaaaagagATGACTGGAACGACCAAAGAGAAATGCCATGTACAAAAGGGAACACATCCCAGATGCTTGATCAAGATTAGGATAATAGAAGTTGAAAGGTCAGAGTTTGATCATAAAATAGTTTTGACATGTTTACCAACATAGCAGTAATATTAATAAGGAGAAAATTTATTTTGGCCTCAGTGTGGTTTTCTCTCAAGGAAACCCAAATTACTCCATAGCTTATACTAAAATTTTACTTGAAACTGATACTGAATCTACACAAGAAGCATTCTCAAATGCTCTTCTATACATATGGAAACCCCTTCAGAAAACTGAATTGCTTGGAGcatataaaaaaaaggaagataaaTAGATGAACAAGCAGAGAGAAAGGAGAAGATAATGAGAGTTAACTTCCTGTTATATGTCCAATTCACCACTGTAACTCGATCAAAACTTGGTATCATTCGGACACAAAGATAACCAAAGAAACATCAAATTATGACGCGAAATGTTAGTTAAGCaactgaatttgatgaaatgtcaAGTCCATATCTCAAGAGCATCACAAGATAAATTTGTTTATCATGTCACATGCTACAATGTTTCCTTGCAATATGTGTTGTTCAAACAAAGAACAATAGTGCTGTGATTCCATAAAACTTAAATACTGATTTCAGTTATCAATATCGAGATTAAATTGGGATGTTTGCAATTCAGCAGGGAAATGTTGAAGCATTACGTTACGTCTTAACTGACATTAGAGTTATTTAATAAAGACAAAACAAGCATCTAAAACATGATCAAAGTCTGAACCAAGAGGTCTAGATCATGTCATCTAAACTATCGAGAACCAAATTAGCATCAAAAACAGCAAAAAAGTGTTACAGACTTGTAGCTAAAATCCTAACAGACCTGAGCTTTAAAAGGTCAAAAAAGGATCCTACATAAGATGTCCAGTTACAATTACCACAAAGAAGCTACACAAAGTTCAAACCTGCATCCACTGCTATGCTCCTGGAAACTACAACCTCGATAACCTATATTAATTAGTAAAATAGTTGGATCATCTGGATCTAACCAATTCGGAGTCCTGCAACTGTAAACTAGATTTTCATCAGCAAAATAATCGATCAAGATCAATGTAAAATACAAAacatcatgaaaataaaaaacaacatGCAAATTAGAACATCATATGCACGCTGGCCAGAAGATGAGTACAGAAAAAGCGAGGTAAAACAGAATCTAACAAAAGGGCATGGAAGACGCAAGTTACTCGATCGACTCACGAGTTCTTGAGCCGGAGCCCGTTCAGATCTCCTGCTGTCAGAGGGCTGGTGGATCGGAGGGCAACTTGCGGCAGCTGGATCAAGAAAGAGATCGAAAAGGAACCTAGTAATTTGCTAAGTCAGGTGCCAAAAAGGGGTCAAGAAACAGCAAATTGATCTGACCGCCACTACCCGAACCCAAATTGCGATCAGGCTCCCCCGCAAGGTATTCCCGCAGGAACCGTCTCCCCCGCCCGCTAATCGATCAAGAAGTTGCGCAGAAAGCACAaccgggggagggggggtgacggCCCTAAAATTGAGGCCCTGATGACTCCATCCATCAACAAAACCGAGAGAAAACAGAAGTAATCAAGAAGATCTGTTGGATCTTCCTCAAGATCGACCGTGCCAATTAGGTCTTCGTCAGATCCCCAAATCGATACACATTCTCACGATCGGGTCGTTGATAGTTTCCCGAGTGTAAATTAATGATGTGATTACCAAGAGGTTGCGATCCGTGAAGGATTCAAGGAAAAGGGGCAAGCAATTCCAACACAAGGGGATTGTCTCGTCGAGGGAGCACTTGGTAAAGACGTCTTCATCCTTATCTTCCAAGGAACAATAACAAATTTTGGCAGGGAAGACTAATATTATCTGTTATTAGTATTCCGGGGTGGGCATTAGGAGTCCGTGAATACGCACTTTGGTCGAGCGGACGATGGATCAAATCGATGTGCCGCATCAAAGGCGTAGTCGAGCTGGCCCGAATCCGATGTGGTCGAACGAGAACCGGAACCGTCCGATGGATCGCCTGCTGATGCATGTCGATGCGATTGGTCTTCGTGGTTTTTTGTTAACTGATGAGGATGATAATGTGGTGTTAGTCATTTATCTTATCTAAGCCGATCCTTGTTTTTGCTTTGTTAGTATAGATTCTACCGAGCTTCATTTTTTGGTTCATCTCAAGTTGAGACGCCACGAGACTCGATGATTACTCTATAAATAGTACTTGCACCCATGAAAATTGATTATGTGGAAGTAAACGTACTCGGTTGGAGAGACTATCTTAACATTAGGAATAGAACATTTTTGTAGTGACAGGTGAGTATTGAACTGAGGTTATGATATATACGGGAAATAATTACATCAATGAGCTATAAAATTATATGTTAAATATAAAGATTCAAAGTAATAACTAGTCGAGTTAACTTTATTGTCAATGCCACTTGTAGGACCGAATTGGCATTATCATTAGTGTCATACTATTAGCCTCCTAGCCATGTAGGTTTGGTCCCTCCTATTGAATAGGATTAGAGTGTTGATTAGATGAAAAATTATGTGTTAGATGTTTGTTTATGTGTCATATCTTCGTTATCATGGTTAATATAATAATTGATGCTTAaaacattaatttgattatgatgtatgatatgtatttaaacaaaattaaaaatttctaGGATGCATGAGACAGTGATAGCGAGTCTGATTCCGTTAGGATGTGTTTAATTCATGTCTCTTTCGAGTCCTACCAACACTTGGTTCCAAAGAGGAGATACCTTGGAAGCTGAAAATTAGTCTCTCTTAATGTCTCATGGCTGCGAACACTATCAAGGTGACAATAAACCCATATTAACCATTTTAGCTAATCACGTGGGAGTCGACCTTAATGAAACCACGTTTGCAGCTTTTGTACTTAATCTATCTATCACGTaactaatacatttttctttctttccacaAAAAAGTAAAAGAATTCATGTCGAGTTCGAATCCCTTTATATCTCCgctcattttatatatatatatattataccatAATGTTAATGACTTAGTTGAAATTGCATAAGCCATGAGGTATCCTTACGGTAAAGTTATGAACTTAGCTTAAGTTACTTAAGTCATGAATCACCCTTGTGTCAACTCTTTAGACATAGTTGGGATTGCATAAGTCATGAGATGTCCTTGCGATATATGCGCCTGTAAAGAATCAGCCTAATTATAATCTCGTACAGGTTtaaaagttgattagattaaaaACGAGCATGAACAAATCCTGACGTATTGCAAAAaataaagctttacaagcaattcagtaagCACTTTAAAAGATAGAACGAACAATTGCAAGTTTACAAACAATTGCTCACCAAGTGCTGGGCatcaaggcaagttcccgtcaagttaacgtacgaacttgtgaagattattCAACACCCGATAATATACCGAAACCCAATCTAGTCACCCGGGCGGTTCTAGGGGGCTAAAATGACTGACATTTTATGTACAACCACAGTTTATAGAAAATAGACCATGACACATCAAAACAGAGCTATTTTGGGGTTATTTTGCTTGGCGCAGTGAGCGATCGCACTATAGCGCTGTAACGAatatgtatttttacaagcaaaaacacataaaatcAAGATAAACCctgacaaatatatatatatatatatatatagagagagagagagagagagagagagagagaaagagaaaattctattttcttgagttattttttggAAGTGTCCATCATTTACATAATTTTCAAACAACGCTTTTCAACACTCTTGATTTAACAATctattatctattttttttatatatctttttataTGGTATGTCTattttgttatagtatttttatgctATGCTACAGTGTTACCAATAATACTATGAAAGCATTATAATGTAgtacaaaaataatattataatatttttattataatattataaaaaatatcaagaaaaatattataacatagtatAACAagattatattatagtattttttgtaATGCGTTATAGTGTTTTCATATATTGCTGAAAACACTATAACCAGTGTTTTTACATTGCAATTGGAATCGTTGTATGTCATTTATTTGCGCCATTCATTCCTCGTGTTTTGATCCTTTTATTTATTActttatgaaaaaaagaaaactaaatcCAGCGATCAATCGAAAGTTGCATGGAAAATTTGAAGGTACATCAAGTTtgcttccttcttcctctcttctccttttcggtACACGCGATATATCGATGCAGATTGCAGGAGGCTTCACGGATGGATGATGGAAAGATGTCAAAGcccttccttttcttttccttcctcttcctcttctcctaccGTGGGTGGCGAGGACGGTTGCGGATTGGGTTTCCCGTCTTCAGCTCCGGACTCCGACTGCGACGCGGTCGCGGCC
Coding sequences within:
- the LOC135582051 gene encoding lysine-specific demethylase JMJ703-like, with amino-acid sequence MGAECIGSQIKDDLDGIPPVPPGFAPITLFNLQKVHSDLKAPANASDMIECIVRVDNSRNTLENVQDDVKDIINPSDPVQCTIRDEKSRKSLRHRPSVNYRQFDNSSDEESDYEPFERAVPSVHCLPKGVFRGCSECENCQKVTARWRPQDACRPVLDEAPVFYPTEEEFKDTLKYIASIRPSAEPYGICRIVPPSSWRPTCLLKEKDVWENSKFATRIQQVNKLQNRDSLKKSGKNHSIMRRKRRKIFKAGDKNDENKVEADYYGFNGTERFGFVPGPDFTLESFQKYADDFKKQFFSRNPDFVLGPCQQEPSVEDIEGEYWRIVERPTEEIEVLYGADVDTGVFGSGFPRSSSSVKISELEDQYMNSGWNLNNFPRLPGSVLSFESGDISGVLVPWLYVGMCFSSFCWHVEDHHLYSLNYMHWGAPKIWYGVPGKYASKLEEAMKKHLPELFEEQPDLLHNLVTQCSPSLLGLEGVPVYRCVQNAGEFVLTFPRAYHSGFNSGFNCAEAVNVAPVDWLPHGQHAVELYREQGRKISISHDKLLLGAAREAARAQWNILFLRKNTSDNLRWKNFCGSEGILAKALKERIELERVRREFLCSSQSGKMDSSFDVNSERECVICHYDLHLSAAKCQCSPDKFACLIHAKQLCSCAWTMRLFLFRYEISELNVLLDALGGRLSAVHRWGLFDLGLSLSSHVTKEKAQESKQVFVTNKEGRTNKDSVLADQKITTGDAKHSLSKESGVSNLQQLEEPKERNRRTNNAANLACTNDDDCSLLQTKSTNLSVTSDPCFTVGGLHYRSGYRSANAMTAASSDPHCSMDGTLKTTLLQTNSNGLVEIKYISDAKLANTEPQTIPPSGERNIISLGDVAKDANKLLSDKMREEQSVKCSETVSRLMNCEDKATSCSPHKDQDLVTPQTNASLMSEKEIDMQPLVQVSSDSLNSTFLDFKDQKEATHENVSKLPDQWLYRFSPEKTVECAKSASSSIARPKTDLFSVKETCDGDVTKVYLQNPQSASGKQNSESKQGKVESNPECNLVVRGNLVTTSQSYPQNCPDRYNRQQKGPRIAKVVRRVNCNVEALEYGVVLSGKLWSTSQAIFPKGFRSRVRYLSVLDPTQMCYYISEILDAGLLGPLFMVVVEQCPSEVFIHVSATECWNMVREKVNDQIRKHHSMGRPSLPPLQPPGSLDGFEMFGLSSPMIIQVIEALDRNFVCTEYWRSRPKPPAADAHVSSTKDQQGVEETPCSADSHLALRGLFKKANREELHALQTMLNGNRPNDSNQELMLALDEEIKSR